The Marinobacter halotolerans genome includes a window with the following:
- a CDS encoding NADP-dependent oxidoreductase, with amino-acid sequence MQNTTDSSSETHMRHVVYDRFGEADVLRVAQATIAEPGPDGVLVRVAGAGLNPIDWKTRKGLGFAARQIENSLPWTPGYDMAGEVVAVGSDVTTLEPGDRVMGMIGFPAGGGGYSQYVIAPAVDLAIVPEELDLVSAGALPLAALTAWQALFEVAQLQAGQKVLIHAGAGGVGHFAVQFALERGAHVIATASGSNRDFLAGLGVHEVIDYHTTRVEDECYGLDVVLDLIGGEVGKRSLHTLSEHGVLVTVPTVTADEIITEAESMGLRAHGMTVRPDVFHLEEIAELIEDGDVRIHIDGTFTLDEVQQAHQTLEGGHVRGKLVLDCRA; translated from the coding sequence ATGCAAAACACCACGGATTCGAGTTCTGAGACCCACATGCGTCACGTTGTCTATGACCGCTTTGGTGAGGCCGACGTGCTGCGGGTGGCGCAGGCGACAATCGCAGAGCCCGGCCCTGACGGGGTACTGGTGAGGGTGGCCGGCGCGGGCCTGAACCCGATCGACTGGAAAACCCGTAAGGGCCTGGGTTTTGCCGCGCGGCAGATCGAAAACAGCCTGCCCTGGACGCCGGGCTATGACATGGCCGGGGAAGTGGTGGCTGTAGGCTCCGACGTGACAACGCTTGAACCCGGCGACCGGGTGATGGGCATGATTGGATTTCCCGCCGGCGGCGGTGGTTATTCCCAGTATGTGATCGCCCCGGCGGTTGACCTTGCCATCGTGCCGGAAGAGCTTGACCTGGTCTCGGCTGGCGCCTTGCCACTGGCGGCCTTGACGGCCTGGCAGGCGCTTTTTGAGGTGGCGCAACTGCAGGCGGGTCAGAAGGTGCTGATTCATGCCGGTGCTGGTGGCGTCGGCCATTTTGCCGTGCAATTTGCCCTGGAGCGCGGCGCCCATGTGATTGCCACCGCCTCCGGTTCCAACCGGGATTTTCTGGCCGGGCTCGGGGTTCACGAGGTGATCGACTACCACACTACCCGGGTTGAAGATGAGTGCTATGGTCTGGACGTGGTGCTGGACCTGATCGGCGGCGAGGTGGGCAAGCGTTCACTGCATACCCTGAGTGAGCATGGGGTGCTGGTGACAGTGCCTACCGTGACCGCTGACGAGATCATTACCGAAGCAGAATCCATGGGGCTCAGAGCCCACGGAATGACAGTAAGACCCGATGTCTTCCATCTGGAGGAAATTGCCGAGCTGATTGAGGACGGGGATGTAAGAATCCACATCGACGGCACCTTCACTCTGGATGAAGTGCAGCAGGCGCACCAGACCCTTGAGGGCGGCCACGTCCGTGGCAAACTGGTGCTCGACTGCCGCGCCTGA
- a CDS encoding cation:proton antiporter: protein MTVSTVFLLACIGVISLVCQWLAWRVRMPAILFLLAGGLVAGPVSGLLDPELVFGDLLFPLISLSVAIILFEGSLTLRFSDIAGHGKMVRNLIPVGSVVTCVIGTLSARWILGVSWEVALLFGAISIVTGPTVIVPLLRSVRPQSKLANILRWEGIVIDPVGALLAVLVFEGIVSWGQGNVFGHSMWIFGKTLAVGFVIGAIAGWLNGVVLRNHLIPQYLHNAGTLTFMLGVYALSNEMAHESGLLTVTVMGIWMANMKLVPLESILEFKESLSVLLISALFIILAARVEFEAIAQLGWGMVLVLALLMLVARPVSIFLSAIGTSLNWRDKLFLSWIAPRGIVAAAVSALFAFQLQKLGYESAGALVPLVFMLIIATVTIQSLTARPLARLLKVAEPASYGFLILGANPIARKIGAALHNLKVPVVLTDTNWENVKLARMENLQVYFGNPVSEHAYTHLDLTGIGNLLVISPYKHMNSLATYHFLDWFGTTHVFTLSDGEQDQNARHRTAEKIHMTRGLFNGLSYAKLASLAAKNYTIKTTQLSDEFTFADFQAKYDQQACVLFVLDSRDRISPVKDMESLKPEKDWTLISLVPPQPSREKERKEKSEAPPAEPAKT, encoded by the coding sequence ATGACCGTCAGCACCGTTTTTCTTCTCGCCTGCATCGGAGTCATTTCCCTCGTCTGCCAATGGCTGGCCTGGCGTGTGCGGATGCCCGCCATCCTGTTCCTGCTCGCCGGTGGCCTGGTCGCCGGCCCTGTGTCGGGGCTGCTCGATCCCGAACTGGTATTCGGGGACCTGCTGTTTCCGCTGATCTCCCTGTCGGTGGCGATTATTCTTTTCGAGGGTAGCCTGACGCTGCGTTTCAGCGACATCGCCGGTCACGGCAAGATGGTTCGCAACCTGATCCCGGTAGGCTCGGTGGTCACCTGCGTGATCGGCACCCTCTCTGCGCGCTGGATACTGGGTGTGTCCTGGGAGGTTGCTTTGCTGTTCGGCGCCATCTCCATTGTTACAGGCCCGACGGTAATCGTGCCGTTGCTAAGGTCCGTGCGGCCGCAGTCAAAGCTGGCCAACATCCTACGCTGGGAAGGTATTGTCATCGACCCGGTAGGTGCACTGCTGGCGGTCCTGGTGTTCGAAGGCATTGTTTCCTGGGGTCAGGGCAACGTATTTGGACACTCCATGTGGATCTTCGGCAAGACCCTGGCCGTGGGTTTCGTGATCGGTGCGATTGCCGGGTGGCTTAACGGGGTCGTTCTACGCAACCATCTGATTCCGCAATACCTCCACAATGCCGGTACGCTCACCTTTATGCTCGGGGTCTATGCGCTGTCCAACGAGATGGCCCACGAGTCCGGCCTGCTGACCGTCACCGTCATGGGCATCTGGATGGCGAACATGAAACTGGTGCCGCTGGAAAGCATCCTGGAGTTCAAGGAATCCCTGAGCGTACTGCTGATCTCCGCCCTGTTCATCATTCTGGCGGCGCGGGTGGAATTCGAGGCCATTGCCCAACTGGGCTGGGGCATGGTGCTGGTGCTGGCGCTGCTGATGCTGGTGGCCAGACCGGTGAGTATTTTCCTGTCGGCGATTGGCACTTCGCTGAACTGGCGAGACAAGCTGTTTCTGAGCTGGATTGCGCCCCGGGGCATCGTGGCGGCCGCGGTGTCTGCGCTGTTTGCGTTCCAGCTTCAGAAGCTGGGTTACGAGAGTGCCGGGGCCCTGGTACCGCTGGTATTCATGCTGATCATCGCCACCGTTACCATCCAGAGCCTGACCGCAAGGCCTCTGGCCCGGCTCCTCAAGGTGGCCGAGCCGGCGTCCTACGGCTTCCTGATTCTGGGGGCCAACCCCATTGCCCGGAAAATAGGGGCGGCCCTTCATAACCTCAAAGTACCCGTGGTCCTCACCGATACCAACTGGGAAAACGTCAAACTGGCGCGAATGGAAAACCTTCAAGTGTATTTCGGCAACCCGGTGTCAGAGCACGCCTATACCCATCTGGACCTGACCGGCATCGGCAACCTGCTGGTGATTTCGCCCTACAAGCACATGAATTCGCTGGCCACCTACCACTTCCTCGACTGGTTCGGGACCACCCACGTATTTACGCTCTCCGACGGCGAACAGGATCAGAACGCCCGGCACCGGACCGCTGAAAAAATCCACATGACCCGCGGGCTCTTCAATGGCCTTAGCTACGCCAAGCTGGCGAGCCTGGCGGCAAAGAACTACACCATCAAGACTACCCAGCTGAGCGACGAGTTTACCTTCGCGGATTTTCAGGCCAAGTACGATCAGCAGGCCTGTGTGTTGTTTGTGCTGGATAGCCGGGACCGGATTTCACCAGTCAAGGACATGGAAAGCCTGAAGCCGGAAAAAGACTGGACGCTGATCAGCCTGGTTCCGCCTCAGCCCAGCCGGGAAAAGGAAAGAAAAGAGAAGTCCGAGGCGCCGCCGGCAGAACCGGCGAAAACCTGA
- the tcdA gene encoding tRNA cyclic N6-threonylcarbamoyladenosine(37) synthase TcdA, which translates to MTDNDFQFRFGGIERLYGRTALASFREAHIAIVGLGGVGSWAAEALARSGIGTLTLIDMDDVCVSNTNRQLHALDGQFGHTKTDAMAARLRAINPHADIRVHFGFVTPKNVAELITSDLSGVVDAIDSVKAKASLIAHCKRQKIPLICAGGAGGQMDPTQIRISDLSKTTQDPLLAKVRNLLRREYGFSRNPKRRFGIEAVYSLEQLTYPAEDGEVCLQKPATDGPVRLDCATGFGAASPVTASFGFFAASRLLARLARKANTTH; encoded by the coding sequence GTGACCGACAACGACTTCCAGTTCCGCTTCGGCGGCATTGAACGCCTCTATGGCCGCACGGCATTAGCGTCGTTCCGAGAGGCGCACATCGCCATCGTCGGCCTTGGCGGCGTCGGGTCCTGGGCGGCAGAAGCACTGGCGCGCTCCGGCATTGGCACCCTCACACTGATCGACATGGACGATGTCTGCGTCTCCAACACCAACCGCCAGCTTCACGCCCTTGACGGCCAGTTTGGCCACACCAAAACCGATGCGATGGCGGCCCGGCTACGGGCCATCAATCCCCACGCCGATATCCGCGTGCATTTCGGGTTTGTCACGCCAAAGAATGTGGCGGAACTGATTACCAGTGACCTGTCCGGTGTTGTCGACGCCATCGACAGCGTGAAAGCCAAAGCCTCGCTGATTGCCCACTGCAAACGCCAGAAAATTCCGCTGATCTGCGCCGGCGGCGCCGGCGGCCAGATGGACCCCACCCAGATCCGGATCAGTGATCTGAGCAAAACCACCCAGGACCCGCTGCTGGCCAAGGTGCGCAACCTGTTACGCCGGGAGTACGGTTTCTCCCGCAACCCTAAACGCCGCTTCGGCATTGAGGCCGTGTACTCCCTGGAACAGCTGACGTATCCTGCCGAGGACGGTGAAGTCTGTCTGCAGAAGCCGGCAACCGACGGCCCGGTAAGACTGGATTGTGCTACCGGCTTCGGGGCCGCCAGCCCGGTGACCGCGAGCTTCGGTTTTTTTGCTGCCTCAAGACTGCTGGCACGGCTGGCCCGCAAGGCCAACACTACACACTAG
- a CDS encoding polyamine ABC transporter substrate-binding protein, whose translation MLKLFKPTALAAAIAVSLGASSVLAAEEVRVYNWSDYIAEDTLEKFTAETGIKVIYDVYDSNEILEAALLSGRSGYDLVVPSNHYVAKQISAGAFEKLDHSLLPNMANLNPDLMDDLENVDPGSQFSLPYLWGTNGYGYNEGRIREILGDSAPTDSWALVFDPEVTGKLAAGGCGIAMLDSGEEMVRAAMAFIGLDPNSNKADDIKKGGDVIRAIRPNVTYFHSSRYIGDLANGDLCVAAGYSGDILQAAARAEEAGNGNVIRYTIPKEGAVLWFDMMTIPAGAPNVENAHKLMNFLMRPEIIADVTNYVWYANPNKPANEFVDPEILGDTSIYPTDEVMKKLYVMEGRPQDAQRLMTRTWTNVKSGR comes from the coding sequence ATGTTGAAGTTGTTCAAGCCGACGGCGCTGGCCGCCGCTATAGCCGTGTCATTGGGTGCCTCTTCCGTGTTGGCCGCGGAGGAAGTGCGTGTCTACAACTGGTCTGACTACATTGCCGAGGATACGCTGGAGAAATTCACCGCGGAAACCGGCATCAAGGTCATCTACGACGTCTACGACAGTAACGAGATTCTGGAAGCGGCACTGCTCTCCGGCCGCTCAGGCTATGACCTGGTGGTGCCCTCCAATCATTACGTGGCCAAGCAGATTTCCGCTGGCGCGTTCGAGAAGCTGGATCACTCCCTGCTGCCAAACATGGCGAACCTGAATCCGGACCTGATGGACGATCTGGAAAACGTTGACCCGGGCAGTCAGTTCTCTCTGCCTTACCTCTGGGGTACCAACGGTTACGGCTACAACGAAGGCCGCATCCGGGAAATCCTGGGCGACAGCGCCCCTACCGATTCCTGGGCCCTGGTGTTTGATCCGGAAGTCACCGGCAAACTCGCCGCCGGGGGCTGCGGCATTGCCATGCTGGATTCCGGCGAAGAAATGGTGCGCGCCGCCATGGCCTTCATTGGCCTGGATCCAAACAGCAACAAGGCCGACGACATCAAAAAAGGCGGCGATGTGATCAGGGCCATTCGCCCGAACGTCACTTATTTCCACTCCTCCCGCTACATTGGTGACCTGGCCAACGGTGACCTGTGCGTGGCCGCCGGCTATTCCGGCGACATCCTGCAGGCCGCAGCCCGCGCCGAGGAAGCAGGTAACGGCAATGTGATCCGCTACACCATTCCCAAGGAAGGCGCGGTGTTGTGGTTTGACATGATGACCATTCCCGCGGGTGCTCCGAACGTGGAGAATGCCCACAAGCTGATGAACTTCCTGATGCGCCCGGAGATCATCGCGGACGTGACCAACTATGTTTGGTACGCCAACCCCAACAAGCCGGCCAATGAGTTCGTGGACCCGGAAATCCTCGGCGATACCAGTATCTACCCCACCGACGAGGTGATGAAGAAGCTGTACGTTATGGAAGGCCGGCCCCAGGACGCCCAGCGCCTGATGACCCGCACCTGGACCAACGTTAAGTCCGGTCGTTAA
- the potA gene encoding polyamine ABC transporter ATP-binding protein: protein MDNGNNTSAQAEVLLTIEGISKSFDSTLAVDDVSLQIRKGEIFALLGGSGSGKSTLLRMLAGFEVPNAGRIVLDGQDITALPPYLRPTNMMFQSYALFPHMTVAQNIAMGLKQDKLPKTEIRDRVEAMLKLVKMETYGSRKPEQLSGGQQQRVALARSLAKRPKLLLLDEPMGALDKKLRSEMQLELVEILEKVGATCLMVTHDQEEAMTMASRIAIMSHGRIAQVGSPIDIYESPNSRMTAEFIGSVNIFEARILADESDSITLESAALDAPVFIDRGVSTPAESTATLVALRPEKVYLSREKPEGENNWSRGMVDNIAYLGDISCYYVRLASGQRVQATMANVERRGERPTWGDTVFVSWEASSPILLWN from the coding sequence GTGGACAACGGCAACAATACCTCCGCGCAAGCGGAGGTATTACTTACCATCGAAGGCATTTCCAAGAGTTTCGACAGCACCCTGGCCGTGGACGATGTGAGCCTGCAGATCCGCAAGGGCGAGATCTTCGCCCTGCTGGGTGGCTCCGGCTCGGGCAAGTCCACCTTGCTGCGCATGCTGGCAGGCTTCGAAGTGCCCAATGCCGGTCGTATCGTGCTGGACGGCCAGGACATTACGGCCCTGCCGCCCTACCTGCGGCCCACCAACATGATGTTTCAGTCCTACGCCCTGTTCCCCCACATGACGGTGGCACAGAACATTGCAATGGGTCTTAAACAGGACAAGCTGCCGAAGACTGAAATCCGCGACCGGGTCGAAGCCATGCTGAAGCTGGTCAAGATGGAGACCTATGGTAGCCGCAAACCCGAGCAGCTCTCCGGCGGCCAGCAGCAGCGCGTGGCCCTGGCCCGTTCCCTGGCCAAGCGCCCGAAACTGCTGTTGCTGGACGAGCCCATGGGGGCGCTGGACAAGAAACTGCGCTCCGAGATGCAGCTGGAACTGGTGGAGATACTGGAGAAGGTCGGCGCCACCTGCCTGATGGTCACCCACGATCAGGAAGAAGCCATGACCATGGCCAGTCGCATCGCCATCATGTCCCACGGGCGGATCGCCCAGGTAGGGTCGCCCATCGATATCTACGAGAGCCCGAACAGCCGTATGACGGCAGAGTTTATCGGCTCGGTGAATATCTTCGAGGCCAGGATTCTGGCGGACGAATCCGACAGTATTACCCTGGAAAGTGCCGCGCTGGACGCGCCGGTCTTTATCGACCGGGGTGTCAGCACACCGGCGGAAAGTACCGCGACGCTCGTGGCGTTGCGACCGGAAAAGGTTTACCTCTCAAGGGAAAAGCCGGAAGGCGAGAACAACTGGAGCCGGGGCATGGTCGATAACATCGCCTATCTGGGAGACATCAGTTGCTACTACGTCCGGCTTGCGAGCGGCCAGCGGGTGCAGGCCACCATGGCCAATGTGGAACGTCGTGGCGAGCGGCCCACCTGGGGCGACACGGTGTTTGTTTCCTGGGAAGCTTCCAGCCCCATCCTGCTATGGAACTGA
- a CDS encoding ABC transporter permease subunit, with protein sequence MERVRAVVFHRRVVFGIPFLWLLLFFLLPFALVLKISFSSAVMAIPPYQPVFNFVDNTFTVVANFSNYLFLLSDSLYIAAYWSSIKIALISTLVCLLIGYPMAYAMARASTSMQMVLLLMVMLPSWTSFLIRVYAWMGILGNQGLLNNLLMWLGAIDAPLKMLNTNFAVVLGIAYAYLPFMVLPIYSNLVKLDGRLLEAASDLGCRSLTTFCTITLPLSRAGIIAGSMLVFIPAVGEFVIPELLGGPDTLMIGKVLWEEFFNNRDWPVASSLAIVMLALLLIPIILFHRFQAREMEKHG encoded by the coding sequence ATGGAGCGGGTGCGCGCAGTGGTGTTCCACCGCCGGGTGGTATTCGGCATTCCTTTCCTGTGGCTTCTGCTGTTTTTCCTGCTGCCGTTCGCCCTGGTATTGAAGATCAGTTTCTCCTCGGCGGTCATGGCTATTCCGCCCTACCAGCCGGTGTTCAACTTCGTGGACAACACCTTCACGGTGGTGGCGAATTTCAGCAACTACCTGTTTCTGCTGTCCGACAGCCTTTACATCGCCGCCTACTGGAGCTCGATCAAGATCGCCCTGATCTCGACTCTGGTTTGTCTACTGATCGGCTACCCCATGGCCTATGCCATGGCCCGGGCTTCGACCAGCATGCAGATGGTACTGCTGCTGATGGTGATGCTGCCTTCCTGGACCTCGTTTCTGATTCGCGTGTACGCCTGGATGGGCATCCTTGGCAACCAGGGCCTGCTGAACAATCTGCTTATGTGGCTGGGCGCCATCGATGCTCCTCTGAAAATGCTGAACACCAACTTTGCGGTGGTGCTCGGCATTGCCTATGCCTATCTGCCATTCATGGTGCTGCCGATCTACTCCAACCTGGTGAAGCTGGACGGTCGCCTTCTGGAGGCCGCCTCGGACCTGGGCTGTCGCAGCCTGACCACTTTTTGCACCATCACATTACCGCTGTCCAGGGCCGGGATCATAGCCGGCTCCATGCTGGTGTTTATTCCGGCGGTGGGGGAGTTCGTGATTCCGGAGTTGCTGGGTGGGCCAGATACGCTGATGATCGGCAAGGTTCTGTGGGAGGAGTTCTTCAACAACCGGGACTGGCCGGTGGCGTCTTCTCTGGCCATTGTGATGCTGGCGCTGTTGCTGATTCCCATCATCCTGTTCCATCGTTTCCAGGCACGGGAGATGGAAAAGCATGGTTAA
- a CDS encoding ABC transporter permease subunit, producing the protein MVKSRAMSFSTVMLVLGLLFLYVPMLVLIVYSFNASRLVSVWAGFSTHWYGELFRDQQILSAVWMSLRIAFYSASMAVCLGTLCAFIMTRFKRIRGRTLLSSMISMPLVMPEVITGLSLLLLFVQMAQTIGWPVDRGMATIWIAHTTFCSAYVAVVVSARLREVDRSLEEAAMDLGCTPLKTFFVITLPVIAPALVSGWLLAFTLSLDDLVIASFVSGPGATTLPMVVFSSVRMGVSPEINALAALIILAVSLIAFVAWYLMRRNEQR; encoded by the coding sequence ATGGTTAAGTCGCGGGCGATGAGTTTCTCGACAGTGATGCTGGTGCTGGGCCTGCTGTTCCTCTACGTGCCCATGTTGGTGCTGATCGTCTATTCCTTCAATGCCTCACGGCTGGTGTCGGTATGGGCGGGGTTTTCCACTCATTGGTACGGCGAGCTGTTTCGGGACCAGCAGATTCTCTCGGCGGTGTGGATGAGCCTGAGAATTGCCTTCTACTCCGCCAGCATGGCGGTGTGCCTGGGCACCCTGTGTGCCTTTATCATGACCCGCTTCAAACGCATTCGCGGTCGTACTCTACTTTCCAGCATGATCAGCATGCCGCTGGTGATGCCGGAGGTTATCACCGGACTGTCTCTGTTGCTTCTGTTCGTGCAGATGGCACAGACCATTGGCTGGCCTGTGGATCGCGGTATGGCCACCATCTGGATTGCCCACACCACCTTCTGCAGCGCCTATGTGGCCGTGGTGGTCAGCGCCCGCCTGCGGGAAGTGGACCGCTCCCTTGAGGAGGCGGCTATGGACCTGGGCTGCACTCCCCTGAAGACCTTTTTCGTAATTACTCTGCCGGTTATCGCACCGGCGCTGGTGTCCGGCTGGTTGCTTGCGTTCACCCTGTCTCTGGATGACCTGGTGATCGCCAGCTTTGTTTCCGGCCCCGGAGCAACAACACTGCCCATGGTGGTGTTCTCGTCCGTGCGTATGGGTGTGTCGCCGGAAATCAACGCTCTGGCTGCGCTGATTATCCTGGCGGTCTCGCTGATCGCTTTTGTCGCCTGGTATCTGATGCGACGAAACGAGCAGCGATAA
- a CDS encoding acyl-CoA dehydrogenase C-terminal domain-containing protein — MQYQAPANDLSFLLFDVLGVDKLHELEKYADATPDLITAVIEEAGKLASEVIQPTNKIGDQQGCQYNPETHDVTTPDGFKEAYAKFVEGGWTALDAPLEYGGQGLPHTLKFVVDEMMCSTNLSLGMYPGLTHGAISALYSHGSDELKNIYLEKLISGEWTGTMCLTEPQCGTDLGMIRTKATPNDDGSYAIEGTKIWITGGEHDLVDNIVHLVLAKLPGAPDTTKGISLFVVPKVLPDSGERNPAFCGGLEHKMGIKGSATCVMNFEGAKGWLVGEPNDGMRAMFTMMNEARLMVGMQGLGLAEMAYQESLGFARERLQSRSLSGPKNPDGPADSILVHPDVRRMLMRQKVLNEGMRALALFAGQKLDLSVAHPDEAVRESSDDLVQLLTPVVKAFLTDEGYKNADLGLQVLGGSGFTTDWPLEQLVRDGRIARIYEGTNGIQAMDLVGRKLSLKGGQLVRTLFGELTGYLKDNPEAPHREELKGAVKALESATMWIAQNAPKDPEQAGAAATPYLRLMALTVIGYLWSRMAGVAQAQLDKGEGNKPLLEAKLISARFYFEKVLPEIEQLNSDIDSGKASMMDLGDDHWVA; from the coding sequence ATGCAATATCAGGCTCCGGCTAATGATCTCAGCTTTCTGTTGTTCGACGTACTGGGCGTCGACAAGCTCCACGAACTGGAGAAATACGCCGATGCGACACCGGATCTGATCACCGCGGTGATCGAAGAAGCCGGAAAGCTGGCGTCCGAGGTGATTCAGCCCACCAACAAGATTGGCGACCAGCAGGGCTGCCAGTACAACCCGGAAACCCACGACGTCACCACCCCGGACGGGTTCAAGGAAGCCTATGCGAAGTTTGTGGAAGGCGGCTGGACGGCTCTGGACGCGCCCCTTGAGTACGGCGGTCAGGGTCTGCCCCACACCCTGAAGTTTGTGGTAGATGAAATGATGTGTTCCACAAACCTGTCGCTGGGTATGTACCCGGGTTTGACCCACGGGGCCATCAGTGCGCTGTATTCCCACGGATCCGACGAACTTAAAAACATCTACCTGGAAAAGCTGATTTCCGGCGAGTGGACCGGCACCATGTGCCTGACCGAACCCCAGTGCGGCACCGACCTGGGCATGATCCGCACCAAGGCCACACCTAATGATGACGGCTCTTACGCCATCGAAGGCACCAAGATCTGGATTACCGGTGGCGAGCACGACCTGGTCGACAACATTGTGCACCTGGTGCTGGCCAAGCTGCCGGGCGCACCGGACACCACCAAGGGTATTTCCCTGTTCGTAGTGCCAAAAGTGCTGCCGGACAGCGGTGAGCGCAACCCGGCTTTCTGTGGCGGCCTCGAACACAAGATGGGCATCAAGGGCTCCGCCACCTGCGTCATGAACTTCGAGGGCGCCAAAGGCTGGCTTGTCGGCGAGCCGAACGACGGTATGCGGGCGATGTTCACCATGATGAACGAAGCCCGCCTGATGGTGGGCATGCAAGGACTGGGACTGGCGGAAATGGCTTACCAGGAAAGCCTCGGCTTTGCCCGCGAACGCCTGCAGAGCCGTTCACTGAGCGGCCCAAAAAATCCCGACGGTCCTGCCGACTCGATCCTCGTGCACCCCGATGTTCGCCGCATGCTGATGCGTCAGAAAGTGTTGAACGAAGGCATGCGTGCCCTTGCGCTCTTTGCAGGCCAGAAGCTTGATCTGTCGGTTGCCCACCCGGATGAGGCGGTTCGGGAATCATCCGACGACCTGGTTCAGCTGCTGACGCCGGTGGTCAAGGCCTTCCTCACCGACGAAGGCTATAAGAACGCAGACCTTGGCCTGCAGGTACTGGGTGGCTCCGGCTTCACCACCGACTGGCCGCTGGAGCAGCTGGTTCGTGATGGCCGTATTGCCCGCATCTACGAAGGCACTAACGGCATCCAGGCCATGGACCTGGTAGGACGCAAGCTCAGCCTTAAGGGCGGCCAGCTGGTGCGCACGCTGTTTGGCGAGCTGACCGGCTACCTGAAGGACAACCCGGAAGCGCCCCATCGCGAAGAGCTCAAGGGCGCAGTGAAGGCCCTGGAGTCCGCCACCATGTGGATCGCCCAAAACGCCCCGAAAGATCCGGAACAGGCAGGTGCGGCGGCAACACCTTACCTGCGCCTGATGGCCCTGACGGTGATCGGCTACCTCTGGTCGCGCATGGCGGGCGTTGCCCAGGCACAGCTTGACAAGGGCGAGGGCAACAAGCCGTTGCTGGAAGCAAAGCTGATTTCGGCGCGCTTTTACTTCGAAAAGGTGCTCCCGGAAATCGAACAGCTCAATAGCGATATCGATTCCGGCAAGGCCTCGATGATGGATCTGGGTGACGATCACTGGGTTGCATAA
- a CDS encoding SDR family oxidoreductase — MKHILIAGVSGAIGHALAEHYLAQDESLKVIGLCRDPSTVKFHSEYKGRVHLLPWDAAGSTDSTEIAFDLETVLSKDEGLDGVIYAAGFLHGAGIVPEKRLEDLNAEALAHSFAVNATGFAVLMRAVAPWLRHRGFKTVVAISAKVGSITDNGFGGWYAYRSSKAALNMLVRNFSIELPRKCRPLACVAVHPGTTLSPLSEPFSRSLAQLTVHEPADTARNIASVIDGLTQDNNGQFLSWDGSRIPW, encoded by the coding sequence ATGAAGCATATTCTGATTGCCGGGGTGTCCGGTGCTATCGGGCATGCACTGGCGGAGCATTATCTGGCGCAGGACGAGAGCCTGAAGGTTATCGGGCTCTGCCGTGATCCCTCGACCGTCAAATTTCACTCGGAATATAAGGGCCGGGTGCATCTGCTTCCCTGGGATGCCGCTGGCTCGACGGATTCCACGGAAATTGCATTCGATCTGGAGACAGTTCTTTCGAAGGACGAGGGTCTTGACGGGGTAATATACGCAGCCGGTTTTTTGCACGGTGCGGGCATCGTGCCGGAGAAGCGGCTGGAGGATCTGAATGCGGAAGCTCTGGCTCACTCATTCGCGGTCAATGCCACGGGATTCGCGGTGCTGATGCGGGCGGTCGCGCCCTGGTTGCGGCATCGGGGTTTCAAAACCGTCGTGGCGATCTCCGCCAAGGTGGGGTCGATTACCGATAACGGGTTTGGTGGCTGGTACGCCTATCGCAGTTCAAAGGCAGCGCTGAACATGCTGGTTCGTAATTTCTCTATTGAACTGCCCAGAAAGTGCCGGCCGCTGGCCTGTGTAGCCGTCCACCCGGGTACCACCCTGTCGCCTCTGAGCGAGCCCTTTTCCCGATCTCTGGCGCAGCTAACGGTGCATGAACCGGCGGACACCGCAAGAAACATCGCGTCCGTTATTGATGGCCTGACCCAGGACAACAACGGTCAGTTCCTGAGCTGGGACGGTTCAAGGATTCCCTGGTAA